One window of Amaranthus tricolor cultivar Red isolate AtriRed21 chromosome 11, ASM2621246v1, whole genome shotgun sequence genomic DNA carries:
- the LOC130826451 gene encoding uncharacterized protein LOC130826451, which yields MRTRIKKSLRGALDKFVLRGENSHHNVNINETFHNDISENVNLVDDENVSEFLNNNVNEDDEANPCNVMQDDENTILPLDSFDNIDNKLRDTIVKKGPIRESNLDFPLDVNNMHFSYSYFARKLSNGEISDRKWLVYSKSVDKVFSFCCKLFKFANNRNLLANEGLRDWQHISERLKKHETSAEHMTNKNTWNELRERLKKSQTIDKTLQEIMKRKMRMRHNGPNFLNLPSAHTILGMTLSA from the exons atgagaacaagaataaaaaaatcactACGAGGAgctcttgataaatttgttttaaGAGGAGAAAATTCTCATCACAATGTGAATATAAATGAAACTTTTCATAATGATATCAGTGAAAATGTTAATTTAGTTGATGATGAGAATGTCAgtgaatttttaaataataatgttaatgaagatgatgaagcCAATCCATGTAATGTTATGCAAGATGATGAAAACACTATTTTACCATTGGAttcttttgataatattgataataaattaAGAGACACTATAGTTAAAAAGGGACCTATAAGAGAATCAAATCTTGATTTTCCCTTGGATGTTAATAATATGCATTTTTCTTATTCATATTTTGCTCGAAAATTGAGTAATGGAGAGATTAGCGATCGAAAATGGTTAGTTTATTCCAAAAGCGTTGACAAAGTGTTTAGTTTTTGTtgtaagttgtttaaatttgcTAATAATCGAAATTTGCTAGCTAATGAGGGTTTACGTGATTGGCAACATATTAGCGAAAGACTCAAAAAACATGAAACTAGTGCAGAGCATATGACTAATAAGAATACATGGAATGAACTGAgggaaagattgaaaaaaagtcaaacaatTGATAAAACTTTACAAGAGATTATGAAAAGAAAAATGCGTATGAGACAT AATGGGcccaattttttaaatttgcctAGTGCCCACACAATATTAGGAATGACACTGAGTGCTTGA